A genomic window from Myotis daubentonii chromosome 4, mMyoDau2.1, whole genome shotgun sequence includes:
- the TMEM120A gene encoding ion channel TACAN isoform X2 has translation MPPTPPGPLGDCLRDWEELQQDFQSIQETHRQYRLKLEELIKLQNSCTSSITRQKKKLHELALILKKCKPSLPAGVQEASKELENQIKERQGLFFDMEAYLPKKNGLYLSLVLGNVNVTLLSKQAKFAYKDEYEKFKLYLTIILILISFTCRFLLNSRVTDAAFNFLLVWYYCTLTIRESILINNGSRIKGWWVFHHYVSTFLSGVMLTWPDGLMYQKFRNQFLSFSMYQSFVQFLQYYYQSGCLYRLRALGERHTMDLTVEGFQSWMWRGLTFLLPFLFFGHFWQLFNALTLFSLARDPECKEWQVLMCGLPFLLLFLGNFFTTLRVVHQKFHSQRHRSKKD, from the exons ATGCCTCCCACGCCCCCGGGCCCGCTGGGCGACTGCCTGCGGGACTGGGAGGAGCTGCAGCAGGACTTCCAGAGCATCCAG GAGACCCACAGGCAGTACCGTCTGAAGCTGGAAGAGCTGATCAAACTGCAGAACAGTTGTACCAGCTCCATCACCCGGCAGAAGAAGAAGCTCCATGAGCTGGCCCTCATTCTAAAGAA ATGCAAACCCTCCCTTCCAGCGGGGGTCCAGGAGGCTTCGAAGGAGCTAGAGAACCAGATCAAGGAGCGCCAAGGCCTCTTCTTCGATATGGAAGCCTATTTGCCCAAGAAGAATGG GTTGTACCTGAGCCTGGTTCTGGGCAACGTCAACGTGACACTCCTGAGCAAGCAGGCTAA GTTTGCCTACAAAGATGAGTACGAGAAGTTCAAGCTCTACCTCAccatcatcctcatcctcatctccTTCACCTGTCGCTTCCTCCTCAACTCCAG GGTGACAGACGCTGCCTTCAACTTCCTGCTGGTCTGGTATTACTGCACACTGACCATTCGAGAGAGCATCCTTATCAACAATGGTTCCAG GATCAAAGGCTGGTGGGTTTTCCATCATTATGTGTCCACGTTCCTGTCGGGAGTCATGCTGACATG GCCCGACGGCCTCATGTACCAGAAGTTCCGGAATCAATTCCTGTCCTTCTCCATGTACCAGA GCTTCGTGCAGTTCCTGCAGTATTACTATCAGAGCGGCTGTCTGTACCGCCTTCGGGCCCTGGGAGAGAGGCACACCATGGATCTCACTGTGG AGGGCTTCCAGTCCTGGATGTGGCGGGGCCTCACCTTCCTGCTGCCCTTTCTGTTCTTTGGACAT TTCTGGCAGCTTTTTAACGCGCTGACATTGTTCAGCTTGGCCCGGGATCCTGAGTGCAAGGAGTGGCAG GTGCTTATGTGcggcctccccttcctcctcctcttcctcggcAATTTCTTCACCACCCTGCGGGTTGTGCACCAGAAATTCCACAGTCAGCGGCACAGGAGCAAGAAAGATTGA
- the TMEM120A gene encoding ion channel TACAN isoform X1, translating to MPPTPPGPLGDCLRDWEELQQDFQSIQETHRQYRLKLEELIKLQNSCTSSITRQKKKLHELALILKKCQCDTPALTGFCGPTCRCKPSLPAGVQEASKELENQIKERQGLFFDMEAYLPKKNGLYLSLVLGNVNVTLLSKQAKFAYKDEYEKFKLYLTIILILISFTCRFLLNSRVTDAAFNFLLVWYYCTLTIRESILINNGSRIKGWWVFHHYVSTFLSGVMLTWPDGLMYQKFRNQFLSFSMYQSFVQFLQYYYQSGCLYRLRALGERHTMDLTVEGFQSWMWRGLTFLLPFLFFGHFWQLFNALTLFSLARDPECKEWQVLMCGLPFLLLFLGNFFTTLRVVHQKFHSQRHRSKKD from the exons ATGCCTCCCACGCCCCCGGGCCCGCTGGGCGACTGCCTGCGGGACTGGGAGGAGCTGCAGCAGGACTTCCAGAGCATCCAG GAGACCCACAGGCAGTACCGTCTGAAGCTGGAAGAGCTGATCAAACTGCAGAACAGTTGTACCAGCTCCATCACCCGGCAGAAGAAGAAGCTCCATGAGCTGGCCCTCATTCTAAAGAA GTGTCAGTGTGATACTCCTGCTCTGACTGGCTTCTGTGGTCCCACCTGCAGATGCAAACCCTCCCTTCCAGCGGGGGTCCAGGAGGCTTCGAAGGAGCTAGAGAACCAGATCAAGGAGCGCCAAGGCCTCTTCTTCGATATGGAAGCCTATTTGCCCAAGAAGAATGG GTTGTACCTGAGCCTGGTTCTGGGCAACGTCAACGTGACACTCCTGAGCAAGCAGGCTAA GTTTGCCTACAAAGATGAGTACGAGAAGTTCAAGCTCTACCTCAccatcatcctcatcctcatctccTTCACCTGTCGCTTCCTCCTCAACTCCAG GGTGACAGACGCTGCCTTCAACTTCCTGCTGGTCTGGTATTACTGCACACTGACCATTCGAGAGAGCATCCTTATCAACAATGGTTCCAG GATCAAAGGCTGGTGGGTTTTCCATCATTATGTGTCCACGTTCCTGTCGGGAGTCATGCTGACATG GCCCGACGGCCTCATGTACCAGAAGTTCCGGAATCAATTCCTGTCCTTCTCCATGTACCAGA GCTTCGTGCAGTTCCTGCAGTATTACTATCAGAGCGGCTGTCTGTACCGCCTTCGGGCCCTGGGAGAGAGGCACACCATGGATCTCACTGTGG AGGGCTTCCAGTCCTGGATGTGGCGGGGCCTCACCTTCCTGCTGCCCTTTCTGTTCTTTGGACAT TTCTGGCAGCTTTTTAACGCGCTGACATTGTTCAGCTTGGCCCGGGATCCTGAGTGCAAGGAGTGGCAG GTGCTTATGTGcggcctccccttcctcctcctcttcctcggcAATTTCTTCACCACCCTGCGGGTTGTGCACCAGAAATTCCACAGTCAGCGGCACAGGAGCAAGAAAGATTGA